The nucleotide sequence CGGCAGCGGAGTCAGCCGTTTTCCCCTAGGTAGAATCCACAATAGTCCCGCGTAGTGGCTTGGCCCTAGTATGACCGGTAACGCGCGAAGAGAACAGCGCGCTAGAGAGGGCCACATGCCGTTCGTATGCATCGGTCTCAGTCACCATTCCGCTCCCGTCGCGCTACGGGAGCTTCTCGCCTTCGGTCCCGCCGAGCAGCGAGAGTTCCTCGCGGCGGCTTCCGGCGAGACCGCCTCTGCCGGGCTAGGAGAGCTGGCGATTCTCTCCACCTGCAACCGTACCGAGCTCTACGCCGCCGCGACCGATCCGACCACCGCGCCGACCGTGCTGTCTCGGGTGCTCGCGGCGTGGCGGGACGTGCCGGCGGCCAGGCTGGACGCGCACCTTTCCGCGCGGCTCGGCGCGGACGCGATCCGGCACCTGTGCCGGGTTGCGGCAGGGCTCGACTCGATGGTGATCGGCGAATCGGAGGTGCTGGGCCAGGTCGCGGCGGCGCACCAGCTGGCCACGCGGGAGAGCACGTCCGGTCCGGTGCTCGACGCCGCGTTCCGCACTGCGATGCGCGCGGGCCGTCGGGCGCGCAGCGAGACCGGGATCTGCCGGCGTCCGACGGGAGTGAGTTCGGAGGCGGTGAGGCTGCTGTCCGAGGTCGCCGGCCCGCTCGAAGGCCTGGCGGTCCTCATCGTGGGAACGGGCAAGATGGGGCGGCTGGCCGGCGAGGCGCTCCGCGCGCACGGCGTCCGGCGGATCTCGGTCGTAAGCCGCACCTCGCAGCATGCCGAGGCGCTGGCGAGCAATTGGGGCGCGACCGCGCTGGCGTGGCACGACCTCGCGGCCGCCATCCGAGCGGCCGACGCGGTGCTGTGCTCGACGGCCGCACCGCATGCCGTCGTCACCCGCGAGCTCGTCGAGCGGGCAGTTGGCCCCGGCGGGGACGGGCGGCGACGGGTGTTCATGGACATCGCAGTCCCCCGCGATGTCGAGGCGGCGGTCCGTGAGATCCCCGGCGTCGAAGTCCACGACATCGACGCGCTTCAAGAGCGCCTGCACGACAACCTCGAAATGCGGCGACGGGAGATCCCCGCGGTCGAGCGGATCGTTGACGAGGAAGTCACGCGGTTCGAGGAATGGCGCCGGGGCGTGCTGCTTCGGCCGCTGCTGGCGCAAATGCACGCCCGCAGCGAGACGATCCGCCTGCGAGAGATCGACCGGTTGACGAGACGGCTTGGGGATGTGCCGCCGGAACTCCTACAGCAGATCGAGCTGTTCTCCCGGTCCCTCGTCAGCAAGCTGCTGCACGAGCCGACCCGCCGGCTGCGTGAGGCGCGTAGCCCGGACCAGGCCCGTACGTACACGGCTGTCACGCGCCAGCTCTTCGGACTCGACCAGGACGACCAAGCGGCGGGAGGCAGCGCAGCGTGACGCTGGCGACGCGAGTCGTGCGGGGTGGGACCCGCGCCTCAGCGTTGGCGCGCTGGCAGACGGCGCGCGTGTCGGAGGCGCTGCGGACGCTCGCCGGGTTGACCTGTGAGGAGGTACTGATAGCCACCGAAGGCGACCGGATGCTGGATCGGCCGCTTCCGGAAATCGGCGGCCAGGGCGTGTTCACGGAAGCGATCGAGACCGCGCTGCGCGATGGCGCCATCGACTTCGCCGTACACTCGCTCAAGGACTTGCCGGTGGAGCCGTCGCCGGGGCTCTGCCTGGCGGCGATCGGCATGCGGGAGGACCCCCGCGACGTGCTGATCGCGCGGGAGCCATGGACGCTCGCCACGCTGCCCCCCGGCGCCACCGTGGGCACGTGCAGCACGCGGCGCAGCGCGCAACTGCTTGCGGCGCGGCCGGACCTGGCAATGGCGCCGCTGCGCGGCAACGTGGACACCCGGGTGCGGAAGGCGCTGCGGGGCGACTACGACGCGATAGTGATCGCCGCGGCGGGAGTCATCCGGCTGGGGCTGGCCGATGCGATCCGCGAGTTCTTTCCGCTGGAGGTGGTGATGCCCGCGCCGGGCCAGGCCGCCCTGGCGGTCCAGTGCCGCCAAAGCGACGCGGCCACCCGCGCGGCGCTGGCGGCGCTTGACGAGCCGGCCGTGCGCGCGGCGGTGGAGGCCGAGCGGGCGTTCCTCGAGGGCTTGGGTGGCGGTTGCGCAGCGCCGATCGCCGCGCACGCGAGCGCCGACTCGGCGCGCGTGGCACTCCGCGGCGTGGTGGCGTCGCTCGACGGCAGTCGTGTAGTGCGGGTTGAGGGCAACGCGCCCGCGGCCGAATCCCGCGCGCTCGGCCTCTCCCTGGCGCGTCAGGCATCCGAGGCGGGCGCCCTGGAACTGATCGCGTGAGCGCGCTCGCCGGCAGGATGGTGCTGGTCACCCGTTCGCGCGAGCAAGCCGCAACGCTGTGCGCAGCCATCGAGGCGCGTGGCGGGCGCGCGATCGCGTTCCCGACCATCGAACTCCAGCCGGTCGCGGACCCGGCCGCCGACCGGGCCATCGGCGGGCTGGAGGGCTACGATTGGATCGCCTTCACCAGCGCCAACGCGGTCGCGTGCTTCCTGGACCGGATGCGCGCCGCGGGCCGCACGACGCTTCCGGCGGGCGTGAAGGTGGCCGCGGTCGGCGCGGCCACCGCCGCGGCGCTCGCCGAGCGCGGCCTGGCGGTGGCGGCGACGCCGGACACGTACCTCGGCAGCGAGTTGGCCGGGGCGTTGGGCGCGCTCGTGGGACGGCGAGTGCTGCTCCCGCGCTCGGACATCGCGCGAGGCCAGACCGGCGCCGCCCTGCGCGCCGCGGGCGCCGAGGTGGATGAGGTGGTCGTCTATCGCACCGTGCCCGCGCGTCCCGGTCCCGGCGCGCTGCGCGTCCTCGAGACGCCCGTGGACGCCGTGACCTTCACCTCGCCGTCCACCGTGCGCGGCTTTCTGGCGGCGGGCGGCGCGGCTGCCGAGCGGCTGATCCGGCGCGCCGCGATCGCGTGCATCGGCCCCGTGACGGGCGATGCGGTGCGCGAGCTGGGCCTGCCGGTCGCCATCCAGCCCGCAGAGCACACCACAACCGCGCTGGTGGACGCGCTCGAGTCCTTCTTCGCGACGGCGCCGGTCGCGCCGATGGTAGGCCCCCGATGATCGTCCGCCCGCGCCGCTGGCGCCTGACGCCGCAGCTCCGCGCCCTGGTGCGCGAGACCACGCTCGCGTCCTCGGACCTGGTGGCGCCGATCTTCGTGTCGCCCCACGGCGGAGCCGAGCGGCCGATCGCGTCCATGCCGGGCGTGTCGCAGTGGCCGGTGGACCGCGTGGCCGCGGAGGCCGAGTCCCTGGCGCGCGCCGGCATTCCGGCGGTCATCCTGTTCGGCATCCCGCCTTCCAAGGACGCCACCGGCAGCGACGCCGCCTCGCCCGACGGCGTCATCCAGCGCGCCATGCGCGCGATCAAGCGCGCGGTGCCCGAGCTGGTGGTGATCGCCGACCTGTGCCTGTGCGAGTACACCGACCACGGCCACTGCGGCATCGTCAACGGCACGGTGGGCGCACCGGACGCGCATCTGCCGGCCGGCTACGTGCTCAACGACGCCACGCTGGAGGTGTTGGGGCGCGTCGCGGTCGCGCAGGCCGAGGCGGGCGCCGACATCGTGGCCCCATCGGGCATGATGGACGGGATGGTGGGCGCGATCCGAGCCGCCCTCGACGGCGCCGGGTTCGCCCACCTGCCGATCCTCTCGTACTCGGCGAAGTACGCCTCGAGCTTCTACGGCCCGTTCCGCGACGCGGCGCAGGGCGCGCCGGCCTTCGGCGACCGGGCCACGCACCAGATGGACCCGGCCAACGCGCGCGAAGCGCTGCGCGAGCACGCGCTCGACGTGGCCGAGGGCGCCGACATGCTGATGGTCAAGCCGGCGCTGGCCTACCTCGACATCATCCGCGCCACCCGCGAGCGGTTCCCCGAGCTGCCGCTGGCCGCCTACAACGTGAGCGGCGAGTACGCCATGGTGAAGGCCGCGGCGGCGAGCGGGTGGCTGGACGAGCGCCGTGCCGTGCTCGAGATCCTCACGGCGATCCGCCGCGCCGGCGCCGACCTCGTCATCACGTACCACGCGCGCGACGCGGCGCGCTGGCTGGGCGCCTGAGGGCCGGAGCGCGCATGCCCGAGCAGACGCCGATCACGCTGAACCACTTCGCGCTGGTGCGCTTCACCGACACCTACTGGCGGCTGGACCAGGAGGCGCGGGTCCGTGCGCGGTGTGACTGGCTGGCGGCGCTGCGCGGCGCCTCGGAGGCGCTGCACCTCTACCAGGTTTACGGACTCGAGGCGGGCAACGACCTGCTGGTGTGGTCGGCCCGGCGCGCCGAGGACCCTGGCGCTGCCGCGGCGTTCTTCGCGGGCTGGGCGGCGGCCACCGCGAAGGTCCGCGCTCTGGTCGAGGTGCGCGAGACGCTGTGGGGGTTCACCAGGCCGTCGCGGTACACCAAGACCCGCTCCACGCAGGAGCTGGATCCGTTCGCGCCCGAGCGGCACCCGTACCTCATCATCTATCCGTTCGTGAAGACGGCGGAGTGGTACCTGACGGACAGCGACGCGAGGCAGCGGATGATGGCCGGGCACATCAAGGTCGGCAAGCAGTACGAGGACATCACGCAACTCCTGCTGTACTCGTACGGGCTTCAGGACCAGGAGTTCGTGGTGGTGTACGAGACTCGCGACCCCCTGCGCTTCCTCAGCCTGGTGCAGGAGCTGCGCGGCACGGAGGCCCGGCGCTACACCCTGCGCGACGCGCCGCTGCACACCGGCCTGCTGCAGCAGGGCGAGGAGGCGCTCGCGTCATGGCTGTGAGCGGCACGGCGACGGCGCCCCTGCTCCTGGCGGCCGCGCGGCAGCCCGCGGGCGTGACGCCGGTATGGTTCATGCGCCAAGCCGGCCGTTACCTGCCCGAGTACCGCGCCATCCGCTCGCGCCATTCCCTGCTCGAGATCTGCGCCCAACCCGAGCTGGCCGCCGAGGTCACGCTCCAGCCGGTGCGCCGGCTCGGCGTGGACGCGGCCATCCTGTATTCCGACATCCTGCTGCCGTTGGTGCCGATGGGTCTCGAGCTGGCGTTCGCGTCCGGCGAGGGGCCGGTCATCGCCAACCCGCTCCGCACGCCGGGACACGTGGCCGCACTGCGCGAGGTGGACGTTCGGGAGGACCTCAGCACGGTGCTCAAGGCGGTGCGGCTGGTGCGCGGGGAGCTGGACGGCCGGGTTGCGCTCATCGGTTTCGCCGGCGCGCCCTTCACGGTGGCGAGCTACGCCATCGAGGGCGGCTCCACGCGCCAGTTCGTCGAGACCAAGCGTTTCATGTACGGCGCGAGCGAGGCGTGGCACCAGCTGATGGTGCGGCTGGTGCGCGTCACCTCCGCCTATCTCGCCGCGCAGGTCGAGGCCGGGGCGCAGGTGGTGCAGGTGTTCGACAGCTGGGCCGGCGCGCTGAGCGCGGACGACTATCGCCGCTTCGTGTTGCCTCATCAGCGCGCCCTGTTCGCGTCGCTGCGCCCGCTCGGAGTGCCGACCATCCACTTCGGGGTGGGCACGGGCCACCTGCTCGAGCTGCTGCGCGAGGCGGGCGGCGACGTGATCGGGCTGGACTGGCGCACCCCGCTCGACGAGGGCCGGCGGCGCGTCGGCATGGACCGCGCAGTCCAGGGCAACCTCGACCCCACGGCGCTGTTCGCCCCCCCGCGGGAGCTCACGCGCCAGGTGCGCGCGGTGCTGCGCCGGGCGGCCGGCCGGCCGGGGCACGTGTTCAACCTCGGCCACGGTATCCTGCCCGGGACACCGGTGGACGCGGTGCGCGCGGTGGTGGACCTGGTGCACGAGGCAACCGCGGGCGGGGCGGCGGCGTGACCACGCCGATCGGCGTGCTGGTGATGGCCTACGGCGGGCCGAGCAGCCTCGGCGAGGTCGAGCGCTACCTGCTCGACGTGCGTGGCTTCCGCCCGACGCCGCCCGAGGTCGTGGCGCAGGTCCGCGAGCGCTACGCGCGCATCGGCGGCCGCTCCCCGATCCTGGAGCGCACCGAGGCGCAGGCCCGCGCGCTCCAGGACGCGCTCCGGGACGGGGGCCGGCCGTACGAGGTGGCGGTCGGGATGCGACACTGGCACCCCTACATCGGCGACGCGCTGGCCCGCATGTCCGAGCGGGGCGTCCGCGAGGTGGTGGGTGTGGTGATGGCCCCGCACTACTCGCGCCTCAGCATCGGGGCGTACTACGCCGAGGTGGAGGAGGCACAGTCGGGCGTGATGGTGCGCGGCATCGAGAGCTGGCACCTGCTGCCCGGCTACGTGCGCGCGGTGGCCGACCACGTGCGGGCGGCGCTGGCGCGCCTCCCGGAGGCGGCGCAGCGGGACGCGCCGGTGATCTTCACGGCTCACAGCCTGCCGGAGCGCATCCGGACCTGGGACGATCCGTACCCGCGTCAGCTGGCCGAGACGGTGGACGCGGTGATGGCGGTGCTGGGGCCGCGGCCCCACCGGTTAGCGTACCAGTCGGCATCGCATACCCAGGAGCCGTGGCTGGGCCCGGACGTGTCCGAGGTGCTCGATGAGCTGGCGGGCGCGGGCGCGCGGCACGTGGTGGTGGCACCGATCGGGTTCGTGTCCGAGCACGTCGAGATTCTGTACGATCTCGACATCGAGCTGGTGGAGCGCGCGGCCGAGCTCGGCGTGCGGCTGGAGCGCATCGCCATGTTGAACGACGCGCCCGGGATGATCGCGGGGCTGGCGGACCTGACCCGAGCGACGGCGCGCGCGGCGGGGTGGACGTGACGGCGCGAGTGCCCGTAGTGGTGGTGGGCGGCGGCATCGCGGGACTGGCGGCCGCGCATCGGCTCGCGGAGGTGCTGGGGCCGGACGCGGTGCTGCTGCTCGAGGGCGCACCGCGGCTGGGCGGCAAGATCTCCACCGAGCACGTGGAGGGGTTCGTCATCGAGGGCGGGCCCGACTGCTTCCTGGCCTCGAAGCCCGCCGGCGTCGAGCTGTGCCGCCGGCTGGGGCTGGCCGAGCGCCTGCGCGGCACGGACCCGCGGTACCGGCGCAGTTACGTCAAGCGCGGCGGCCGGTTGCACGAGCTGCCGGATGGCATCACGGGCCTGGTGCCTTCGCGCATCGGGCCGCTGCTCACCACGCCGCTGCTGTCGCTCCGGGGCCGTGCCCGCGCCGCGCTGGAGATCCTGGTGCCACCGCGCCGCGACGGGGCCGACGAGTCCATCGCCGAGTTCGCGCGGCGCCGGTTCGGAGCCGAGGCGTACGCCTGGCTCATCGAGCCGCTGCTGGGGGGCATCTTCGCGGGCGACGGCGAGGCGCTGAGCCTGGCGGCCACGTTCCCGCAGCTGCGCGACGCGGAGTGGACCCACGGCGCCATCCTGCGGCTGATGCTGCGGCAGCGTCTGAAGGGCGGCAACGGCGCCAAGCCGCTGGGCTTCGTGACGCCGGAGCGCGGGCTGGCGGAGCTGGTGGCCGCGCTCGAGGAGCGCCTGGCGGGCCGGACGCGCACCGGCGCGACAGTCACCGCAGTTCGGCGCCTCGCTGATGACTGGCGCGTCGAGCTGGCCGATGGCACCTCGCTTGCGGCCCGGGCCGTCATCGTTGCCGCGCCGGCCTTCGCTGCCGCCGACCTGCTGGGCCAGATGGATCCACCGCTGGCCGCCGATTTGCGCGGCATCCCGTTCGTGAGCACCGCGACCGTGTCGGCGGCGTTCTCCCGCGCGGCAATCCGGCGACCGCTGCCAGGGTACGGCTACGTCTCGCCGCGTGCCGAGGGGGGCAGCATCGTGGCATGCACCTGGACGTCGAACAAGTTCCCCGCCCGGGTGCCCGAGGACGGTGTGCTGCTGCGGTTCTTCGTCGGCCGCGCCGGGCGCGAGGAGGCGGCGGCTGGCGACGACGAGGCGCTCAAGGCGCTCGCCCAAGCCGAACTGGCGGCGGTTCACGGCATCACGGCGGAGCCGGCACTGTGGCGAATCTACCGCTGGCCCAAGGGCATGCCGCAGTACACGGTGGGGCACCGCGAGCGCCTGGCGCGCATCGAGCAGCGGGTCGGCACGATGCCAGGGCTGGCCCTGGCTGGCGCTTCCTATCGCGGCGTGGGGATCCCGGACTGCATCGCTTCCGGCTCGGCGGCGGCGGACGCGGTCGCCGTGCAGCTGCAAGGGGTGGGCGCATGACCGCCGGGCCGCGCTCGGGCGAGCTGTTCGCCGAGGCGTGCGCCCTGTTCCCCGGAGGCGTGAACTCGCCGGTGCGCGCGTTCCGTGCGGTGGGGGGCGAGCCGCTGTTCATCGCCAGCGGCCGGGGTGCCCACATATGCGACGTGGACGGGAACAGCTACGTGGACTACGTCCTCTCCTGGGGCCCGCTCATTCTGGGCCACGCGCCTGCCGTGGTGGTCGCGGCGCTCCGGGAGACGGCCGAGCGCGGGACCAGCTTCGGCGCTCCGAGCCCGCTGGAGGTCGAGCTGGCGCGCGCGGTGCGCCGCTTCTTCCCCGCCCTCGATCTGTTGCGGTTCGTCAACTCCGGCACCGAGGCGACGATGAGCGCGCTGCGGGTGGCGCGCGCATTCACCGGCCGGCACGCCATCCTCAAGTTCGAAGGCTGCTACCACGGCCACGCGGACCAACTGCTGGTGCGCGCGGGCTCCGGCGTGGCCACGCTCGGCCTGCCCGACTCGCCTGGGGTGCCGCCGGGGACGGCGGCCGACACGCTGGTCGCCCCCTACAACGACCTCGCCGCGGTGGAGCGGCTGTTCGAGGCGCACCGCGGCCGCATCGCCGCCGTCATCGTAGAGCCCGTGGCGGGAAACATGGGCGTGGTGCCGCCGGTGTCCGGCTTCCTCGAAGGCTTGCGCGCTATCACCCGTGAGCACGGCAGCCTGCTCGTTTTCGATGAGGTGATGACCGGCTTCCGGGTGCACCCCGGCGGGGCGCAGGGCCTGAGCGGCGTCACGCCGGACCTCACCACGCTGGGCAAAGTGATCGGCGGCGGGCTGCCGGTCGGCGCGTACGGCGGCCGGCGCGAGATCATGGAGTTGGTGGCTCCGGCGGGGCCGGTGTATCAGGCCGGCACGCTCGCCGGCAACCCGCTGGCGATGGCCGCCGGGATCGCCACGCTCGCGGCCTTGGAGCGCCCGGGGGTGTGGGACGCCATCGCCGCGGCCACCGCGGACCTGGCGGGCCGCCTCGAGCGCGCGGCCGCGCGCGCCATGGTGCCGGTCGTCGTCAACCGAGTCGGCACCATGCTCACGGTGTTCTTCACCGGCCGCCCCGTCACGGACTGGGCGAGCGCCCGCGCCGCCGATACGGAGGCCTTCGGCCGGTTCTTTCGGGGCCTGCTGGCCGGCGGCGTGTACTGGGTACCGTCGCAGTTCGAGGCCGCGTTCCTGTCCGCCGCGCACGGCGAGGCGGAGCTGAGCCGGACCGAAGCGGCGGCGAGCGCCGCGTTCGCCACCTGATCCGACCTCACGGAGCCGATATGCCGCATCCCCACGCAACCCTTCAGCACCACGCCGAGAACAGCTTCGACGTCGCGGCTGAGTTGGCCGGCACGTCCTATCCGGGCTACGTGTTCCGGGCGGCGCCGCGCAACGTGTATTGGGAAACGACGATCGCGTGCGAGCTGGCCTGCCAGCACTGCCGGGCCGACGCGATCCGCCATCGCGACCCGCTGGAGCTGACGACGGACGAGGGGCGCGCGCTGATGCGGGACGTGAAGGCGATGGGCAGCATGCTGATCCTGACCGGCGGCGACCCGATGCAGCGGCCCGACATCCTGGATCTCATCGGCTACGGGCGCGAGATCGGGCTGCCGGTCTCCATCACGCCCAGCACCACGCCCAGCCTGACGCGCGAGCACGTGGCGCGCTTCCGCGAGCTGGGCGTATCGGCGATGGGGGTGAGCCTGGACGGCCCGAGCGCGGAGGTGCACGACGCGTTCCGGGGCGTGGCGGGCACGTTCGCCAACTCGATGCGGGCCCTGAGCTGGGCGCGCGAGTTCAAGATGCCGGTCCAGGTCAACACGACCGTGACGACCGCGACGCTGCCGCACCTACCGGCGCTGCTGCGCCTGCTGCGCGAGCAGGCCAGCCCGCCGGTGCGACGCTGGAGCCTGTTCCTGCTGGTGCCAGTCGGCCGCGGGGAGCGCCTCGGGATCCCGAGCGCAGCCGACGTCGAGGCGCTATTCGCGTGGGTGTACGAAACCGGGCGCGACGCGCCCTTCCACATCAGCACCGTGGAGGCGCCGCATTACCGCCGCTTCTGGATCCAGCGCAAGCAGGCCGAAGGGACGCCTAAGGCCGAGATCGCGCGGTTCGCCAAGCGCATGGGGTTCGGAGTGCGCGACGGCAACGGGGTGATCTTCGTCTCGCATCGCGGCGACGTGCACCCGGCCGGCTTCCTCCCGTACCCGCACCTGGGCAACGTCCGCGAGCGTCCCCTGCCGGAGATCTACCGGTCGGCGCCCGCGTTACGCGCGCTGCGGGACGCCGACCGGTTCACGGGCCGGTGCGGCGCGTGCGAGTTCCGCTGGGCGTGCGGCGGCTCGCGCGCGCGGGCCTTCGCGATGACCGGGGACATGCTGGGCTCCGATCCATTATGCGCCTACGAGCCAGCGGCCTGAGCCGGCCTCCGCGAGCGGCCCGCAGCCAAGCCCCATTCGCTATGCCGCACTCAGGACCCCAGGGTTGCGTCCGTACGGATGCAACAGCATGTTCGTACGTACATCCAGTCGGAGCCTGATATGCCGTCCACCAAGTTTCCTGCGCCCAGGAAGCACCCCAGCCGCCGGGGCAAGGTCCGCAAGGAGTTCTGGCTCGATCCCAAGGCTCTGCGCCGGGCCCAAACCCTCCTCGGGGCCGAGACGGAACGAGAAACTGTCGAGCTGGCCCTAGATCTGGTCGCCTTCCGTCAGGAGCTCGGTGAGGGGCTGCGCACGTTGGCGGGGCTTGAACTCGACCGGCGGGACTGAGTGCGCAAGTACGTCCTCGATGCCAACTGCTATATCGACGCGAGCCGTGATTCAGAGGCCTGGACGGCGCTTACCCGATTCACGACGTGGTCGGCGCCCCGTCTCTTCCTGAGTAGCGTGGTTGCCGCGGAGCTCCGTGCCGGGGCGCGCTCGGCGCGGGATAGGGAGAAGCTGGAAGACACGGTGCTGGGCCCGTTCGTTGGGCGCCGTCGCCTGGTTACCCCGAGCGCCGCCGCCTGGGACGCTTTGGGACTGACTTTGGCGACGCTCCGCGCACGGGAGGGACTCCAGCCGGCTCAGGTGCGGCGCGGGTTCGCCTTCGACATCCTGCTCGCCTACTCCTGTCGCGAGAGCGGCGTCGTCTTGGTGACGCAGAATGCGCGGGACATGGCTCGGATTCGCCGCGTCTTCACCTTTGAGTACGTAGCCCCGTATCCCGATCGGTCCTGATCGCCACCCATGGGCCTGTTCATTGTCACCGGCGGAGCCGGCTTTATCGGCAGCAACATCGTCCGGGCGCTCAACGACGCCGGGACGAGCGACATCGTCGTCGTGGACGATCTCATCCACGCCGACCGACGCGCAAACCTGGCCGACTGTCGGATCGCCGACCTGCTCGACCGGCGGGAGTTTCTGGACCAGGTCGAGCGCGGCGCGTTCGGCGCCACCATCGAGGCCGTGCTGCACCAGGGCGCGTGCACCGACACGATGGAGCGTGACGAACGTGTCATGATGGAGCACAACGTCCGCTCCTCGGAGGTGCTCCTCAACTGGGTCGTCCCCGCCGGCATCCCGTTCGTCTACGCGTCGAGTGCCGTCGTGTACGG is from Gemmatimonadales bacterium and encodes:
- the hemA gene encoding glutamyl-tRNA reductase encodes the protein MPFVCIGLSHHSAPVALRELLAFGPAEQREFLAAASGETASAGLGELAILSTCNRTELYAAATDPTTAPTVLSRVLAAWRDVPAARLDAHLSARLGADAIRHLCRVAAGLDSMVIGESEVLGQVAAAHQLATRESTSGPVLDAAFRTAMRAGRRARSETGICRRPTGVSSEAVRLLSEVAGPLEGLAVLIVGTGKMGRLAGEALRAHGVRRISVVSRTSQHAEALASNWGATALAWHDLAAAIRAADAVLCSTAAPHAVVTRELVERAVGPGGDGRRRVFMDIAVPRDVEAAVREIPGVEVHDIDALQERLHDNLEMRRREIPAVERIVDEEVTRFEEWRRGVLLRPLLAQMHARSETIRLREIDRLTRRLGDVPPELLQQIELFSRSLVSKLLHEPTRRLREARSPDQARTYTAVTRQLFGLDQDDQAAGGSAA
- the hemC gene encoding hydroxymethylbilane synthase, yielding MTLATRVVRGGTRASALARWQTARVSEALRTLAGLTCEEVLIATEGDRMLDRPLPEIGGQGVFTEAIETALRDGAIDFAVHSLKDLPVEPSPGLCLAAIGMREDPRDVLIAREPWTLATLPPGATVGTCSTRRSAQLLAARPDLAMAPLRGNVDTRVRKALRGDYDAIVIAAAGVIRLGLADAIREFFPLEVVMPAPGQAALAVQCRQSDAATRAALAALDEPAVRAAVEAERAFLEGLGGGCAAPIAAHASADSARVALRGVVASLDGSRVVRVEGNAPAAESRALGLSLARQASEAGALELIA
- the hemH gene encoding ferrochelatase — its product is MTTPIGVLVMAYGGPSSLGEVERYLLDVRGFRPTPPEVVAQVRERYARIGGRSPILERTEAQARALQDALRDGGRPYEVAVGMRHWHPYIGDALARMSERGVREVVGVVMAPHYSRLSIGAYYAEVEEAQSGVMVRGIESWHLLPGYVRAVADHVRAALARLPEAAQRDAPVIFTAHSLPERIRTWDDPYPRQLAETVDAVMAVLGPRPHRLAYQSASHTQEPWLGPDVSEVLDELAGAGARHVVVAPIGFVSEHVEILYDLDIELVERAAELGVRLERIAMLNDAPGMIAGLADLTRATARAAGWT
- a CDS encoding TIGR04053 family radical SAM/SPASM domain-containing protein, with the translated sequence MPHPHATLQHHAENSFDVAAELAGTSYPGYVFRAAPRNVYWETTIACELACQHCRADAIRHRDPLELTTDEGRALMRDVKAMGSMLILTGGDPMQRPDILDLIGYGREIGLPVSITPSTTPSLTREHVARFRELGVSAMGVSLDGPSAEVHDAFRGVAGTFANSMRALSWAREFKMPVQVNTTVTTATLPHLPALLRLLREQASPPVRRWSLFLLVPVGRGERLGIPSAADVEALFAWVYETGRDAPFHISTVEAPHYRRFWIQRKQAEGTPKAEIARFAKRMGFGVRDGNGVIFVSHRGDVHPAGFLPYPHLGNVRERPLPEIYRSAPALRALRDADRFTGRCGACEFRWACGGSRARAFAMTGDMLGSDPLCAYEPAA
- the hemB gene encoding porphobilinogen synthase encodes the protein MIVRPRRWRLTPQLRALVRETTLASSDLVAPIFVSPHGGAERPIASMPGVSQWPVDRVAAEAESLARAGIPAVILFGIPPSKDATGSDAASPDGVIQRAMRAIKRAVPELVVIADLCLCEYTDHGHCGIVNGTVGAPDAHLPAGYVLNDATLEVLGRVAVAQAEAGADIVAPSGMMDGMVGAIRAALDGAGFAHLPILSYSAKYASSFYGPFRDAAQGAPAFGDRATHQMDPANAREALREHALDVAEGADMLMVKPALAYLDIIRATRERFPELPLAAYNVSGEYAMVKAAAASGWLDERRAVLEILTAIRRAGADLVITYHARDAARWLGA
- the hemE gene encoding uroporphyrinogen decarboxylase: MAVSGTATAPLLLAAARQPAGVTPVWFMRQAGRYLPEYRAIRSRHSLLEICAQPELAAEVTLQPVRRLGVDAAILYSDILLPLVPMGLELAFASGEGPVIANPLRTPGHVAALREVDVREDLSTVLKAVRLVRGELDGRVALIGFAGAPFTVASYAIEGGSTRQFVETKRFMYGASEAWHQLMVRLVRVTSAYLAAQVEAGAQVVQVFDSWAGALSADDYRRFVLPHQRALFASLRPLGVPTIHFGVGTGHLLELLREAGGDVIGLDWRTPLDEGRRRVGMDRAVQGNLDPTALFAPPRELTRQVRAVLRRAAGRPGHVFNLGHGILPGTPVDAVRAVVDLVHEATAGGAAA
- a CDS encoding chlorite dismutase family protein is translated as MPEQTPITLNHFALVRFTDTYWRLDQEARVRARCDWLAALRGASEALHLYQVYGLEAGNDLLVWSARRAEDPGAAAAFFAGWAAATAKVRALVEVRETLWGFTRPSRYTKTRSTQELDPFAPERHPYLIIYPFVKTAEWYLTDSDARQRMMAGHIKVGKQYEDITQLLLYSYGLQDQEFVVVYETRDPLRFLSLVQELRGTEARRYTLRDAPLHTGLLQQGEEALASWL
- the hemG gene encoding protoporphyrinogen oxidase — its product is MTARVPVVVVGGGIAGLAAAHRLAEVLGPDAVLLLEGAPRLGGKISTEHVEGFVIEGGPDCFLASKPAGVELCRRLGLAERLRGTDPRYRRSYVKRGGRLHELPDGITGLVPSRIGPLLTTPLLSLRGRARAALEILVPPRRDGADESIAEFARRRFGAEAYAWLIEPLLGGIFAGDGEALSLAATFPQLRDAEWTHGAILRLMLRQRLKGGNGAKPLGFVTPERGLAELVAALEERLAGRTRTGATVTAVRRLADDWRVELADGTSLAARAVIVAAPAFAAADLLGQMDPPLAADLRGIPFVSTATVSAAFSRAAIRRPLPGYGYVSPRAEGGSIVACTWTSNKFPARVPEDGVLLRFFVGRAGREEAAAGDDEALKALAQAELAAVHGITAEPALWRIYRWPKGMPQYTVGHRERLARIEQRVGTMPGLALAGASYRGVGIPDCIASGSAAADAVAVQLQGVGA
- the hemL gene encoding glutamate-1-semialdehyde 2,1-aminomutase, whose product is MTAGPRSGELFAEACALFPGGVNSPVRAFRAVGGEPLFIASGRGAHICDVDGNSYVDYVLSWGPLILGHAPAVVVAALRETAERGTSFGAPSPLEVELARAVRRFFPALDLLRFVNSGTEATMSALRVARAFTGRHAILKFEGCYHGHADQLLVRAGSGVATLGLPDSPGVPPGTAADTLVAPYNDLAAVERLFEAHRGRIAAVIVEPVAGNMGVVPPVSGFLEGLRAITREHGSLLVFDEVMTGFRVHPGGAQGLSGVTPDLTTLGKVIGGGLPVGAYGGRREIMELVAPAGPVYQAGTLAGNPLAMAAGIATLAALERPGVWDAIAAATADLAGRLERAAARAMVPVVVNRVGTMLTVFFTGRPVTDWASARAADTEAFGRFFRGLLAGGVYWVPSQFEAAFLSAAHGEAELSRTEAAASAAFAT
- a CDS encoding uroporphyrinogen-III synthase, whose protein sequence is MSALAGRMVLVTRSREQAATLCAAIEARGGRAIAFPTIELQPVADPAADRAIGGLEGYDWIAFTSANAVACFLDRMRAAGRTTLPAGVKVAAVGAATAAALAERGLAVAATPDTYLGSELAGALGALVGRRVLLPRSDIARGQTGAALRAAGAEVDEVVVYRTVPARPGPGALRVLETPVDAVTFTSPSTVRGFLAAGGAAAERLIRRAAIACIGPVTGDAVRELGLPVAIQPAEHTTTALVDALESFFATAPVAPMVGPR